From Parasphaerochaeta coccoides DSM 17374, a single genomic window includes:
- a CDS encoding extracellular solute-binding protein, producing the protein MKKRVAMILVVAMVAMFLPFAVFAAGSREAAPVAAAPATELDANGRFTTPRTITVEIYDRGNVGGSKPEDNFYTDFIKKGMKETYNVDVVFRPVPRWTEVDVLNNLLAAGDAPDVGVTYSYPTIQTYANMGGVVDLAPYLEKHKDLLPDLWALLGDKNIYYNKGPEDGRLWAIEATRKPNNRVLTFVREDWLKKLNLAEPTNLQEFEAMLRAFKANASLLLGADAGKLIPFSLSVDVGWRIDNIANSVIPNAITDKDAYIYGYDDRRMMFPNYKEAVRLVNKWYNEGLVWKDFALYPEGDKTEDNLMRAGYVGAFIHNWDYPYRDGENGIHGGMKNIVGPDAAYIAVDVFKNDAGLYRKYLPDTIDRKVFLPSTNDEVLASLLYLNWMSKLENRRFLQIGEAGVTHVVEPNGAIKTIAVAGDKIMNSPNNIDYTIVLNGLDLGDETLNARSIALGYGGVDARYIEKASAIQYTDTRVFEHYNVGEIKAEEGMATVLKEKRNNLLSQAVVAPTAQFDRIWDTGYADFLRSGGQAIIDERAAKFAKFYP; encoded by the coding sequence ATGAAGAAAAGAGTGGCGATGATTCTCGTAGTCGCTATGGTTGCTATGTTCTTGCCGTTTGCGGTGTTTGCAGCGGGAAGCAGGGAAGCCGCTCCTGTTGCCGCAGCACCGGCTACGGAACTGGATGCCAACGGACGGTTCACTACACCGCGGACAATCACAGTCGAAATATATGACCGTGGCAATGTCGGTGGATCCAAGCCTGAAGACAATTTCTATACTGATTTCATCAAGAAAGGCATGAAGGAAACATACAATGTCGATGTTGTCTTCCGACCGGTTCCCCGCTGGACGGAAGTGGATGTCCTGAACAATCTGTTGGCTGCCGGTGACGCGCCCGACGTTGGCGTGACATACAGCTATCCGACTATCCAGACGTATGCCAACATGGGCGGAGTGGTCGATTTGGCTCCGTACCTTGAAAAGCATAAGGATTTGCTTCCTGATCTCTGGGCACTTCTTGGTGACAAGAACATCTATTACAACAAAGGACCGGAAGATGGACGCCTTTGGGCGATTGAGGCGACAAGAAAACCGAACAACCGCGTCCTGACCTTTGTGCGTGAAGACTGGTTGAAGAAGCTTAATCTTGCTGAACCTACCAATCTCCAGGAGTTCGAGGCCATGTTGCGGGCTTTCAAGGCTAATGCCAGCCTTCTGCTTGGCGCAGATGCAGGGAAGCTCATTCCATTTTCTCTGTCCGTCGATGTTGGTTGGAGGATAGATAACATCGCCAACTCCGTGATACCCAATGCCATCACAGATAAGGACGCATACATTTATGGATATGATGACCGCCGCATGATGTTCCCCAATTACAAGGAAGCCGTGCGTCTTGTCAACAAATGGTATAACGAAGGTCTTGTCTGGAAGGATTTCGCATTATATCCCGAAGGTGACAAGACTGAGGATAATCTGATGAGGGCGGGCTATGTCGGTGCCTTTATCCACAACTGGGATTATCCATACAGGGATGGTGAGAACGGAATCCATGGAGGCATGAAAAACATTGTCGGTCCTGACGCGGCATACATTGCTGTCGATGTCTTCAAGAATGATGCTGGTCTTTACAGGAAATATCTCCCTGATACGATTGACCGCAAGGTATTCCTGCCTTCGACGAATGACGAAGTGCTTGCCTCTCTCCTTTATCTGAACTGGATGAGCAAACTGGAGAACCGCAGGTTCCTACAGATTGGAGAGGCAGGGGTAACCCATGTCGTGGAGCCTAATGGCGCCATCAAAACCATTGCTGTCGCTGGTGATAAGATCATGAACAGCCCGAACAACATCGACTATACGATAGTCCTCAATGGGCTTGACCTGGGAGATGAAACGCTCAACGCTCGTTCCATCGCTTTGGGTTATGGTGGTGTCGATGCACGTTACATTGAGAAAGCCTCGGCGATTCAGTATACCGATACCCGTGTCTTTGAGCATTATAATGTCGGAGAAATCAAGGCTGAGGAAGGAATGGCGACTGTTCTCAAGGAGAAACGCAACAATCTGCTTTCTCAGGCTGTTGTCGCTCCTACCGCGCAGTTCGACAGAATCTGGGATACCGGTTACGCTGATTTCCTGAGGTCCGGAGGACAGGCAATCATCGATGAAAGAGCTGCGAAGTTCGCTAAATTTTATCCATAA
- a CDS encoding carbohydrate ABC transporter permease gives MKVASRSHQRGNIVLVLICVLTIFLCLFPMLHIAARSLSSSTALIRNEVTFWPKGWNLNAYRLVLRDSRYTISLVWTAFITVIGTCLSLVMTTLCAYPLVFDKLKGRKLINTFIIFTMYFNAGTIPMYLLLKDLGMLNKPLVLIIPYCLSVFNMIIMRSFFYTIPESLRESAEIDGAGPVTVLVRIYLPLSMPVIATLALFYAVGRWNGFSDALLFMNDRRYYPIQLLLYNIINAISSIETATQEGFSPPGLDETLKAATIMFATVPILVVYPFLQKYFITGVTLGAIKE, from the coding sequence ATGAAGGTTGCATCACGGTCGCACCAGAGAGGAAACATCGTTCTCGTCCTGATATGCGTCCTTACCATATTCCTTTGTCTGTTCCCCATGCTGCACATTGCCGCTCGTTCCCTGAGTTCTTCCACCGCGCTGATACGCAATGAGGTCACATTCTGGCCAAAGGGATGGAATCTGAACGCATACCGGCTGGTTCTTCGGGATTCCCGTTACACAATATCCTTGGTCTGGACGGCGTTCATTACAGTAATCGGTACGTGCCTGTCATTAGTGATGACCACTCTCTGCGCGTATCCTCTCGTCTTTGACAAACTCAAGGGGCGGAAGCTCATCAATACATTCATCATTTTCACGATGTATTTCAACGCGGGAACTATTCCCATGTACCTGTTGCTCAAGGATCTGGGGATGCTGAATAAACCGCTTGTACTGATCATTCCCTATTGCCTGAGCGTTTTCAATATGATTATCATGCGCAGTTTCTTCTATACGATACCGGAGAGCCTGCGGGAATCGGCGGAGATTGATGGCGCTGGCCCAGTGACCGTTTTGGTAAGGATATATCTGCCGCTGTCCATGCCGGTGATAGCCACGCTCGCGCTCTTTTACGCAGTGGGTCGCTGGAATGGATTCTCTGATGCGCTCTTGTTCATGAATGACAGGAGATATTATCCAATCCAGCTTTTGCTCTACAACATCATAAATGCTATTTCATCGATTGAAACGGCCACACAGGAAGGATTCTCTCCACCCGGTCTTGATGAAACCCTCAAGGCCGCGACAATTATGTTCGCTACAGTTCCGATTTTGGTAGTTTATCCTTTCCTACAGAAATATTTCATAACTGGGGTGACTTTAGGGGCAATCAAGGAATGA
- a CDS encoding ABC transporter permease yields MKKIPMPHGHHQIGGRGRRFRTYMSRYWTLYAMLALPLAYFTIFKYVPMTYIQIAFKKYSIVLSPWKMSLADNKGWQYFIQAFQNRDFLYALRNTVMLNLLDLVIGFPAPIIFALILNEMPFRRLKRFTQTVAYMPHFLSWIIIAGLALQLFAPNTGLVNVWLGKIGIGPIPFLNESKSWVATYILLGVWQSVGWNSIIYLAAITGINPTLYEAADIDGAGRMQKIRYITIPGIMNTIVVLLILNLGRILGSEFDRPFALRNALVNNVSNVISTFVYSAGIRGLQFSLTTAVGLFQSFVCVIFLLLSDAAAKRSGERGIV; encoded by the coding sequence GTGAAAAAGATTCCTATGCCCCACGGACATCACCAGATTGGTGGACGGGGCAGGCGGTTCCGTACATACATGAGCCGTTACTGGACCTTGTATGCGATGCTTGCTCTCCCTCTTGCATATTTTACCATATTCAAATACGTCCCCATGACGTATATCCAGATTGCCTTTAAGAAATACAGTATCGTACTTAGCCCATGGAAGATGTCGCTTGCCGATAATAAAGGGTGGCAGTATTTTATCCAGGCTTTCCAGAACCGGGACTTCCTTTATGCCCTGCGCAATACTGTCATGCTCAACCTGCTGGATTTGGTCATTGGGTTTCCGGCTCCTATCATCTTTGCCCTGATTCTCAATGAAATGCCGTTCAGACGACTCAAACGTTTTACCCAGACAGTGGCATACATGCCTCATTTCCTGTCTTGGATTATCATCGCAGGACTTGCGCTCCAGCTTTTCGCCCCCAATACCGGGCTTGTCAATGTCTGGCTAGGGAAGATTGGGATAGGTCCCATCCCATTCCTCAATGAGTCGAAATCATGGGTAGCCACATACATACTGCTTGGAGTCTGGCAAAGCGTCGGCTGGAACTCAATCATATATCTGGCCGCCATCACAGGCATAAATCCCACCCTGTATGAGGCTGCGGACATAGATGGCGCGGGAAGAATGCAAAAAATACGGTACATCACGATTCCGGGCATCATGAATACCATTGTCGTCCTGTTGATTTTGAATCTGGGCCGCATCCTTGGCAGTGAGTTTGACCGACCATTTGCTTTGCGCAATGCCCTTGTGAACAATGTATCGAACGTCATCTCAACATTTGTCTACTCCGCTGGCATACGAGGTCTTCAATTCTCACTTACCACAGCGGTCGGACTGTTCCAGTCGTTTGTCTGTGTCATTTTCCTATTGCTGTCGGATGCCGCCGCAAAGAGATCCGGCGAACGCGGCATAGTATGA
- a CDS encoding GntR family transcriptional regulator, giving the protein MEDIHMDNGAASTLKYMDIVNWANIQIASGVFQPGEKLLTEAKLGSKFSCSRQTVRRALEILEQNGKVTSIQGSGTYVTENVALPGQGTDRNKTPSYTIGTVFAFMDNYIFPNIMKGIEGVFTKKGYAVQLALTDNSVSKEASALRFMLARPLDGLIVEPTRSALPCTNLNFYQTAMERGIPVVFIDSYYPELAIPYVALDDARAGYIATRHLLDMGHRNISGIFPYSNRQGHLRYQGYVKALTERGIPVKESHITWYSRETMNQSLHSPLMLDILTECTAVLCFNDWIAVQIKDVLRKNNKSIPDDVSVIGIDDSELARHTGLTSIIHPAWQLGETAASLLLGKINGNKVSSVLLPPALVERSSVKKIVT; this is encoded by the coding sequence ATGGAAGACATACATATGGACAACGGAGCCGCCAGTACCCTGAAATACATGGACATCGTGAACTGGGCAAATATTCAGATTGCCTCCGGAGTATTCCAGCCAGGAGAAAAACTCCTTACCGAAGCCAAGCTGGGGAGCAAGTTTTCATGCTCGCGCCAGACAGTCCGCCGTGCGCTGGAAATTCTTGAACAGAATGGGAAAGTCACAAGTATCCAAGGCAGCGGAACCTATGTCACGGAAAACGTAGCACTGCCGGGACAAGGCACGGACAGGAACAAAACGCCTTCTTATACCATAGGCACGGTCTTTGCGTTCATGGACAACTACATCTTTCCCAATATAATGAAAGGCATAGAAGGAGTTTTCACAAAAAAAGGCTATGCCGTACAGCTGGCATTGACAGACAATTCGGTGTCAAAAGAAGCCAGTGCTCTCCGTTTCATGCTGGCTCGTCCTCTTGATGGCTTGATTGTGGAGCCGACAAGAAGTGCCCTCCCCTGTACGAATCTCAATTTTTATCAGACTGCCATGGAACGAGGCATTCCTGTGGTATTCATTGATTCATATTATCCTGAACTGGCAATTCCCTATGTAGCACTTGATGACGCAAGAGCCGGATATATCGCGACACGCCATCTGCTCGATATGGGACACCGGAATATTTCCGGCATATTCCCTTACAGCAACAGACAGGGACATCTCCGGTATCAAGGATATGTCAAAGCACTCACGGAACGAGGCATCCCCGTGAAGGAAAGCCACATTACCTGGTATTCCCGCGAAACCATGAACCAATCGCTTCATAGCCCCCTGATGCTTGACATCCTGACAGAATGTACTGCCGTATTATGCTTCAATGATTGGATTGCCGTACAAATCAAGGATGTCCTCCGCAAAAACAACAAGAGTATTCCCGACGATGTTTCGGTCATAGGCATCGACGATTCCGAGCTTGCCCGACATACAGGGCTGACCAGTATCATCCACCCCGCATGGCAGCTTGGAGAAACTGCCGCAAGTCTTCTGTTGGGCAAAATCAACGGGAACAAGGTTTCCAGCGTCCTGTTGCCTCCCGCGCTGGTAGAACGTTCCAGCGTAAAAAAAATCGTGACATGA
- a CDS encoding glycoside hydrolase family 2 TIM barrel-domain containing protein gives MMKKLLNGGWEFALGTPEHFSAVRLPHDWLIASEANSTRMCEALRRGVEAQAETLMISNPSNLYAPGIGWYRRTLDSSMFLHGQRVFLRFDGVMGESTLFVNGKEIGCWKYGYTAFEFDITDSLNFSGNTILLKVEYNSPCSRWYTGAGIYRDVCLIVKNPCHFVSDGIYVTTFLTEGQWTFDVTADVVTDSRPYEITHDLLDGGNRIEEWDIDHPRLYTLRSTLRVAGEIMDSVDTRIGFRTIECTPDRGFFLNGRHLKLRGVCLHHDLGLLGAAVHTDAIRRQLAIFKAMGANAIRTAHNPPASIFMSIADEMGFLVLSEISDVWHHAKTPYDYARHFDEWIEKDVASWIRRDRNHPSVIMWSLGNEIPDTHKDPENATQTLRRLMSLVEQHDPRRHARVTLCSNYMPWANTQECADIIKLIGYNYAEYLYAAHHALHPDWIIYGSETCSTVQSRGIYHFPLEASVMADDDLQCSALGNSRTSWGAENVESCIKADDEALFSLGQFVWAGQDYLGEPTPYHTKNSYLGHVDTAGFPKDSYFIFQAAWTDWREAPMIHLWPYWDFSPGQMVDVRVCSNAPTVELFLDGTSLGKRNLSPDMTVTDITTTWKISYRPGTLKAVAYGSSGEIIAEKTRSSFEDAHIIKLNSLQITELSFITITALDSRGNLVENANRRINVLVKDGELLGLDNGDSTDYEPYGSTSRRMFNGKLLAIVRGSNPRIEASFDDKDIPVRKIELVQDGWHVEAQTYPPDATHTDLHWRVTDEKGIDTPLVQFHVANDQRSVEVVPKGDGTVYIRCGTKNGKGHLDLYAQREMTITGKGKPFLDPYSYVSGGLYSTCNRTLTNGNERGIATARDGESHVVFADLDFGSYGSNEISLDLFPLDAEPFTFSLWDDMPGNGGMKICDLTYDKGSIWNTYQRTTYQLPRRLSGIVSFCLVFRQKVHIKGFVFTRLEKAFQRLNAGECDSISGDTYVVRNGCVQEIGNNVSLVFKDMDFGVDGAMQLELCWKSRIPHNSVRVTWEGKSRHATMVELSGSESYIQEIFPLGETIRGRKTIILEFLPGCIIDVAWLRFLP, from the coding sequence ATGATGAAGAAACTGCTGAACGGCGGCTGGGAGTTCGCGCTGGGCACTCCCGAGCATTTCTCCGCTGTGCGTCTGCCACATGACTGGTTGATTGCTAGCGAAGCGAACAGCACGAGGATGTGCGAAGCTCTCCGGAGAGGAGTAGAGGCGCAAGCCGAGACTCTGATGATATCAAATCCATCCAACCTGTACGCGCCGGGTATCGGCTGGTACCGCCGTACGTTGGATTCCAGCATGTTTCTGCATGGTCAGCGCGTCTTCCTTCGTTTTGACGGAGTCATGGGTGAAAGCACCTTGTTCGTCAACGGGAAAGAAATCGGATGCTGGAAATACGGATATACAGCGTTCGAGTTCGATATCACCGACTCTCTCAACTTCTCAGGAAACACCATCCTTCTGAAAGTCGAATACAACTCCCCATGCAGCCGCTGGTATACAGGAGCCGGTATTTACCGGGATGTCTGCCTGATAGTGAAAAATCCTTGCCACTTTGTTTCCGATGGCATCTATGTCACCACCTTCCTCACGGAAGGACAATGGACATTTGATGTCACTGCCGATGTCGTCACTGACTCCCGTCCCTATGAAATCACCCATGACTTGCTCGATGGCGGTAACCGCATTGAAGAATGGGACATCGACCATCCTCGTCTGTATACGCTCCGCTCGACTTTGCGAGTCGCAGGAGAAATCATGGACAGCGTGGATACCCGCATCGGTTTCCGCACGATTGAATGTACCCCTGATAGAGGCTTTTTCCTCAATGGACGGCATCTTAAGCTCCGGGGAGTATGTCTGCATCATGACTTGGGACTCTTGGGAGCTGCCGTACATACTGACGCCATCCGCAGGCAGCTTGCAATCTTCAAAGCCATGGGAGCCAACGCAATCCGTACCGCCCACAACCCTCCTGCCTCCATCTTCATGAGTATTGCCGATGAAATGGGATTCCTGGTCCTGTCTGAAATCTCCGACGTCTGGCATCACGCAAAGACACCTTATGACTATGCCCGTCATTTTGATGAATGGATAGAGAAAGATGTGGCGTCATGGATACGGAGGGACCGCAACCATCCGTCAGTAATTATGTGGAGCCTGGGCAATGAAATTCCGGATACCCACAAGGATCCTGAGAACGCAACACAAACCCTGCGGCGTTTGATGTCCCTGGTCGAACAACATGATCCCCGGCGGCATGCACGTGTGACCCTGTGCTCGAATTACATGCCTTGGGCAAACACACAGGAATGTGCTGACATCATCAAGCTCATCGGTTACAACTATGCGGAATACCTGTATGCCGCCCATCATGCCCTGCATCCTGACTGGATTATTTACGGCAGCGAGACCTGTTCGACCGTCCAGAGCCGGGGCATCTACCATTTCCCGCTTGAAGCATCCGTCATGGCAGATGATGACCTACAATGCTCCGCCCTTGGAAATAGCCGTACAAGCTGGGGCGCGGAAAACGTTGAATCCTGCATCAAGGCTGATGATGAAGCATTGTTTTCCTTAGGACAATTCGTCTGGGCAGGACAGGACTATCTGGGTGAGCCTACCCCTTATCACACGAAGAACTCCTATTTGGGTCATGTCGATACAGCGGGCTTCCCGAAGGACTCATATTTTATTTTCCAGGCCGCATGGACAGACTGGCGGGAAGCACCCATGATTCATCTCTGGCCATACTGGGATTTCTCTCCCGGACAGATGGTGGATGTACGTGTCTGCTCCAACGCTCCCACCGTCGAGCTGTTCCTTGACGGGACAAGCCTGGGAAAAAGAAATCTTTCTCCAGACATGACCGTGACAGATATCACTACGACATGGAAAATATCGTATCGTCCGGGAACCTTGAAAGCCGTAGCATATGGATCTTCCGGAGAAATCATCGCTGAAAAAACAAGAAGCTCCTTTGAGGATGCTCATATTATAAAACTTAATTCTTTACAAATAACAGAATTATCATTTATCACCATCACTGCGCTTGATTCCCGTGGCAACTTGGTTGAGAACGCCAACAGAAGAATCAATGTTTTGGTGAAAGATGGCGAACTGCTAGGCCTTGACAATGGAGATTCTACCGACTATGAACCCTATGGCTCCACAAGCCGACGGATGTTCAACGGCAAACTCCTGGCCATCGTAAGGGGGAGCAATCCAAGAATCGAGGCATCCTTCGACGACAAGGATATTCCTGTGAGAAAAATCGAGCTTGTGCAGGACGGCTGGCATGTCGAGGCACAGACATATCCACCTGACGCAACACATACTGACCTGCACTGGCGGGTGACCGATGAAAAAGGAATAGATACTCCCCTCGTGCAATTTCACGTAGCCAATGACCAAAGGAGCGTGGAAGTGGTTCCAAAAGGCGATGGTACTGTATATATCCGCTGCGGGACAAAAAACGGAAAAGGACATCTTGACTTGTATGCGCAGCGGGAAATGACAATCACAGGTAAGGGGAAACCCTTTTTGGATCCTTATTCCTATGTCTCCGGCGGTCTGTACAGTACGTGCAACAGAACATTGACCAATGGCAACGAACGGGGAATCGCTACGGCACGGGACGGGGAAAGTCACGTAGTCTTTGCGGACCTTGACTTTGGCTCTTATGGCTCTAATGAAATATCCCTGGACTTATTTCCGCTGGATGCCGAACCATTCACGTTTTCTTTGTGGGACGACATGCCTGGGAATGGCGGCATGAAGATTTGCGACCTCACCTATGACAAAGGTTCCATCTGGAACACCTATCAGAGAACCACCTATCAGCTACCCCGCCGACTTTCGGGGATTGTATCCTTCTGTCTGGTATTTCGACAGAAGGTACACATAAAGGGTTTTGTCTTCACTCGTCTGGAAAAGGCTTTTCAGCGTCTGAACGCAGGTGAATGTGACAGTATTTCCGGCGATACATATGTTGTCCGAAACGGGTGCGTGCAGGAGATAGGGAATAATGTGTCCCTCGTCTTCAAGGACATGGACTTTGGCGTGGACGGAGCAATGCAGCTTGAACTTTGCTGGAAATCACGGATTCCCCACAATTCAGTCAGGGTAACATGGGAGGGCAAAAGCCGCCACGCCACCATGGTCGAGCTTTCAGGTTCAGAAAGCTACATACAGGAGATTTTTCCCTTAGGAGAAACAATCAGAGGCAGAAAAACAATAATTCTCGAATTCCTGCCCGGCTGTATCATTGATGTAGCCTGGTTGAGATTCTTGCCGTGA
- a CDS encoding GDSL-type esterase/lipase family protein — MDCTEPVMRTDEHFVTKHAMILALKNKKAETVFLGDSLTRRWEEHEDLWKRFFSPYTPENFGIGGDAIENILWRVMHGELDGMSPQVIVLLVGTNNLDVNTTEEIGEGIRNLVTVIRRRQPAAQLLLLGLLPRNPGSTGMTYTDRITAINKNLEEFAQSQDNESVHYSDLGSVLSTENGGLNPACSDDGLHLNAHGYERIGPPVASLIAGLFKRPVSKTTGHDCPTA, encoded by the coding sequence ATGGACTGCACTGAACCGGTCATGAGAACCGATGAGCATTTTGTCACAAAACACGCCATGATACTTGCCTTGAAAAACAAGAAAGCGGAAACCGTCTTTCTTGGTGATTCCCTGACACGCCGCTGGGAAGAGCATGAAGATCTGTGGAAAAGATTCTTTTCCCCCTATACACCGGAAAATTTCGGCATAGGAGGTGATGCCATAGAGAATATACTCTGGAGGGTCATGCACGGAGAACTGGATGGCATGTCACCACAAGTCATCGTCCTGCTTGTGGGAACCAATAATCTTGATGTGAATACCACCGAGGAAATCGGAGAAGGCATCAGGAACCTTGTCACTGTCATCCGGCGACGACAGCCTGCCGCGCAGCTGCTGCTCCTTGGCCTGTTGCCGCGCAATCCCGGCAGCACAGGCATGACCTATACTGACAGGATTACGGCAATAAACAAGAATCTGGAAGAATTTGCCCAAAGCCAAGACAATGAATCCGTCCATTATTCTGACCTGGGTTCAGTCCTGTCAACGGAAAACGGAGGACTCAATCCCGCATGTTCGGATGACGGACTGCACTTGAACGCCCATGGTTATGAACGGATAGGCCCCCCCGTGGCATCTCTCATTGCAGGACTTTTCAAAAGACCTGTCAGCAAGACGACAGGGCATGACTGCCCAACTGCATGA
- a CDS encoding glycoside hydrolase family 3 C-terminal domain-containing protein: MEKRMFRVDAWKIARRIVSRMTLDEKISQIDYRASAIPRLDIPEYNWWNEALHGVARAGIATVFPQAIGLAAMFDSDMMERIGAVISTEGRAKYNEAVRHGDRDIYKGLTFWSPNVNIFRDPRWGRGQETYGEDPYLTARLAVAFIRGIQGDGKYLKAAACAKHFAVHSGPEALRHEFDARVSQKDLHETYLSAFKAAVKEAQVEIVMGAYNRVNGVPACASHELLSDILRSEWGFEGHVVSDYEALEDIFKHHHYVADEAHTMAVALKAGCNLCAGKIARHLRSSVDEGLISEDEITEAVERLFTTRIMMGMMADDCPYDSIGYEENDTPEHHQLAVEAASRSFVLLKNDGLLPLEMEKISSIAVIGPNANSRKMLEGNYNGTASRYVTVLEGIQDLVGDSVRVWYSEGCHLYKNFHSSLSGRNDRLAEAVSAAQHADVVVLCLGLDATLEGEEGDVEVGFGSGDKPNLSLPGRQQLLLDTMLTVGKPVILLLASGSALTLGGRENDENLKAILQIWYPGAMGGKAVADVLFGRRAPAGKLPVTFYASADELPAFEDYSMAGRTYRYMKGNALYPFGYGLTYSPCSIVSAGISGKTADGGVEITVDIRNDGGRTTEEVVQVYVKDMDSPLAVINHALAGFRRITLAPGEKTSRTIVIEPEAFTVVDEGGRRIPGGRRFLFHVGFSQPDSRSIALCGIKPVELEYLRTD; the protein is encoded by the coding sequence ATGGAAAAGAGAATGTTCCGGGTTGATGCCTGGAAGATTGCCCGGAGAATTGTTTCCCGGATGACATTAGATGAGAAGATTTCCCAGATAGACTACAGGGCATCGGCCATTCCCCGGCTGGATATCCCGGAATACAATTGGTGGAATGAGGCTCTGCACGGTGTAGCGCGAGCCGGAATAGCGACGGTTTTTCCCCAGGCCATTGGTCTTGCCGCGATGTTTGATTCCGACATGATGGAACGGATAGGAGCTGTCATCTCGACCGAGGGTCGGGCAAAGTACAATGAAGCTGTCCGCCACGGCGACCGGGACATCTACAAGGGGCTTACCTTCTGGTCGCCGAACGTCAATATCTTCCGTGATCCGCGCTGGGGGCGTGGACAGGAAACATACGGGGAGGATCCCTACCTGACAGCGCGTCTCGCCGTCGCGTTCATCCGTGGCATCCAAGGGGACGGAAAGTATTTGAAAGCCGCGGCATGCGCAAAACATTTTGCTGTACATAGCGGGCCGGAGGCTCTCCGTCATGAATTTGATGCCCGCGTTAGCCAGAAGGATCTTCATGAGACATATCTGTCAGCTTTTAAGGCGGCTGTGAAGGAAGCCCAGGTTGAGATTGTCATGGGAGCGTACAACAGGGTCAATGGTGTTCCTGCCTGTGCCAGCCATGAACTGCTCAGTGATATCCTCAGGAGTGAATGGGGTTTTGAGGGCCACGTCGTTTCTGACTATGAGGCTCTTGAAGATATTTTCAAGCATCATCATTATGTCGCTGACGAAGCCCACACCATGGCCGTGGCTCTGAAAGCGGGGTGTAATCTTTGCGCGGGAAAGATTGCCCGACATCTGCGTTCTTCCGTTGACGAAGGGTTGATTAGTGAAGATGAGATAACCGAGGCGGTCGAGAGGCTATTCACGACACGGATCATGATGGGCATGATGGCCGATGACTGTCCATATGATTCCATTGGATATGAAGAAAACGATACTCCTGAACATCATCAGCTTGCTGTTGAAGCGGCCTCCCGTTCTTTTGTCCTGTTGAAAAATGATGGTCTACTGCCTCTTGAGATGGAAAAAATCTCATCAATTGCCGTCATTGGGCCAAATGCGAACAGCAGGAAGATGCTTGAAGGTAACTACAATGGGACGGCATCCCGTTACGTGACTGTCCTTGAGGGAATACAGGATTTGGTGGGTGATTCCGTCCGCGTGTGGTATTCCGAAGGATGCCATTTATACAAGAACTTCCATTCATCGCTGTCAGGTAGGAATGACAGGCTGGCCGAGGCCGTGTCCGCTGCCCAACATGCTGATGTCGTCGTCCTCTGCCTTGGTCTGGATGCAACCTTGGAAGGAGAGGAGGGGGATGTCGAGGTCGGTTTTGGTTCGGGAGACAAGCCAAACCTGTCCTTGCCCGGACGCCAGCAGCTTCTGCTTGATACGATGCTCACGGTTGGCAAGCCAGTCATACTTCTTCTTGCATCAGGGAGTGCGCTTACTCTCGGAGGAAGGGAAAATGATGAAAACCTCAAGGCCATCCTGCAAATTTGGTATCCGGGAGCCATGGGAGGCAAGGCGGTCGCCGATGTCCTGTTCGGCAGACGGGCTCCGGCGGGAAAGTTGCCTGTAACCTTCTATGCGTCGGCTGACGAACTTCCTGCCTTTGAGGATTACAGCATGGCGGGTCGGACATACCGCTACATGAAAGGAAATGCCCTGTATCCGTTCGGATATGGCCTGACGTATTCTCCATGTTCCATTGTCAGTGCGGGGATCTCAGGGAAAACGGCGGATGGCGGCGTGGAGATAACGGTGGATATCCGCAACGATGGCGGGCGGACGACGGAAGAAGTTGTCCAAGTTTATGTCAAGGACATGGATTCTCCGCTGGCGGTCATAAATCATGCTCTCGCAGGCTTCAGGAGAATTACACTTGCGCCAGGAGAAAAAACGTCAAGGACAATTGTCATTGAACCAGAGGCGTTCACGGTCGTGGACGAGGGAGGCAGGAGGATTCCTGGCGGAAGGCGATTCCTGTTCCATGTAGGTTTTTCACAGCCGGATTCCCGTAGCATCGCTCTCTGTGGAATCAAGCCGGTTGAACTGGAATATCTCCGGACGGACTGA